In Brassica rapa cultivar Chiifu-401-42 chromosome A06, CAAS_Brap_v3.01, whole genome shotgun sequence, a single window of DNA contains:
- the LOC103874521 gene encoding cyclin-H1-1 isoform X2 — protein sequence MEEFLQARDDEIQKLEILLKAATGEADKVMLTDAPLLFPPGQLALAALRIANGVLGVVDFDRYLENIVSQPNSEHTTSELTRLLDDIESLVKKYKYPSEKDMKHINRKLKSCLGHSSSHDESKKREKRSKHKSHRSSSDIPKEAPIG from the exons ATGGAG GAGTTTCTTCAAGCTAGAGATGATGAAATCCAGAAGCTGGAG ATTTTGCTCAAAGCGGCAACAGGAGAAGCCGATAAAGTTATGCTCACAGATGCTCCACTCCTCTTTCCTCCTGGTCAG ttggcGTTGGCTGCTCTGCGTATTGCAAATGGGGTTCTCGGAGTGGTTGACTTTGATAG GTACCTAGAGAACATTGTTTCTCAACCGAACTCTGAGCACACGACTTCAGAGCTCACTAGATTACTTGATGACATCGAATCTTTG GTAAAGAAGTACAAGTACCCAAGTGAAAAGGACATGAAGCATATCAACCGGAAGCTTAAATCTTGTTTAGGACATAGTTCTTCACATGACGA gaGCAAGAAACGGGAGAAGAGATCGAAGCACAAGTCTCATAGAAGCTCCAGTGATATACCAAAGGAGGCACCGATAGGTTGA
- the LOC103874521 gene encoding cyclin-H1-1 isoform X1, with the protein MHRIVQSKALLVTWRSFFKLEMMKSRSWSPLQILLKAATGEADKVMLTDAPLLFPPGQLALAALRIANGVLGVVDFDRYLENIVSQPNSEHTTSELTRLLDDIESLVKKYKYPSEKDMKHINRKLKSCLGHSSSHDESKKREKRSKHKSHRSSSDIPKEAPIG; encoded by the exons ATGCACCGTATCGTGCAATCGAAGGCTTTATTGGTAACATGGAG GAGTTTCTTCAAGCTAGAGATGATGAAATCCAGAAGCTGGAG CCCTTTGCAGATTTTGCTCAAAGCGGCAACAGGAGAAGCCGATAAAGTTATGCTCACAGATGCTCCACTCCTCTTTCCTCCTGGTCAG ttggcGTTGGCTGCTCTGCGTATTGCAAATGGGGTTCTCGGAGTGGTTGACTTTGATAG GTACCTAGAGAACATTGTTTCTCAACCGAACTCTGAGCACACGACTTCAGAGCTCACTAGATTACTTGATGACATCGAATCTTTG GTAAAGAAGTACAAGTACCCAAGTGAAAAGGACATGAAGCATATCAACCGGAAGCTTAAATCTTGTTTAGGACATAGTTCTTCACATGACGA gaGCAAGAAACGGGAGAAGAGATCGAAGCACAAGTCTCATAGAAGCTCCAGTGATATACCAAAGGAGGCACCGATAGGTTGA